The following is a genomic window from Chlorocebus sabaeus isolate Y175 chromosome 24, mChlSab1.0.hap1, whole genome shotgun sequence.
TCTGGCTTGTATTAGGAACCGTGTATACCACTGCACTGGGAGCAAGAGAGCTCAAGAAAACCTTTCCTTGCTGAACTGTGGCAGACTCACTTGTAAATGTGCTCCCATCTGAAGTGCTTGAACTTACTGAGATATTacctagaaaaaataaagtactgaTTATCATTGATGGAAGtgacagggaaagaaaaaaagttacacaCACATGGTTTTTTCTCAGCTACAGTTTCTATAAAGAAGCAACACTTCCATACAGTAATTTAGCCCAATTCTGGTTCAGAATTACCTTGAGCACTTAAAACTAGATTCCCAGGCTCTACTCCTTGAAAGTATAACTTAGTACATCTTAGAACATCTGTTTTTACCTCCCcaagtaaatacatatatatatttttttgtatagagacatcttttattttatgtttaaccaCAACAACACAGCCAAAAAAACCACTTGCATTCCTGAGTCGCAGGTGTGCCTGTTTCCCCATCTTTCATCAGCTTCTTAGAAAACACAGTGATTTCCAAACCTTTACTTTTTATGTCTCATGACCTCCAATGGTCTTGAGGATAGAACATGTTAAAGGTTCTGttgcttattatttcttttcttttctttttttttttttttttttttgagacggagtctcactctgtcgccaggctggagtgcagtggagcgatcttggctcattgcaacctctgcctcctgggttcaagcgactctcttgcctcagcctcccgagtagcggtgactacaggcatgtgccaccacatccagctaatttttgtatttttagtagagacggggtttcaccaggttggccaggatagtcCCCATcctttgaccttgtgatccacccacctcggcctcccaaagtgctgggattacaggcataagccacagcgcccggcctatttctctttctttaaaaaaaaaaaaaaattagattcaggGGGCATGTGTGCATGATTGTTACACGGGTATATTGAGTAATGGTGGGGATTTGGCTTCTAGAGTACCCACCTTCCCAAGTAATTCTGATGACCAAGGGGGATTGAGAACTACTAGTTAGAAGccaagtgtgaaaaaaaaaaaaaaaaaaaaaaatcttttccaggTTCTGATTCAGTCAAGTTTCTGTTTCATCACTAGTAACTTGACATCTCTCAATTAGTTGATAGTTATTGCTGGCTCTGCCAGTTagaattagaaaacacaaatGCAAAATGAAATGCCTTCATTCAGGGCTGACTGCTCAGTAActgacataaaatataaataaatggcaGTGTAGAACATACCACATAAAATGAGTTACCTGGGGCTTAAAACTTAACCATATAAACCTGTACAGACAAGTTGCAAACTTTCACCAAAATAGCCATAAAGTAATGTCAAGTCAACAAAACATTCAAAAgctttttttgccttttgttgtGCCAGTTCTGAATTTTCAGTGTTGTAATAATGGGAACAATTAATGGTAATAtgaaatgtgctttttaaaatacagattaacaTAAAGGATCAGAGCTAATGCTTCTCTAAAAGGTTTGTATCTTTTGAGGCTCTTACTATAATGGTCTATAGAGAccagaagtagaaaaagaaatgttaagtaGAAAGCTGAGATGTTCAAATCAGATCACTCAGACAATGTAGATGAATTAGACCCCCTACTACCATCAAATAAAACCCTTTTTTTCCTGATTCCTCACATAGGCATGAGATTATGGCAATTAAATAATCTAGGACCTCAAATATGGTCACTGAAGGAAAGGTGGATTTCGGGGTACTTTTGTGATAGGTGGGCCGTTTATCCTCATCTTGAATTAGATGttcagtaaacttttttttttgagacagtcttgctctgtcgcttaggctggagtgcagtggcacaatttcctctcactgcaacctctgcctcccaggtaattctcctgcctcaacctctgagtagctgggattacagacgcacgtcatcatgcctgtctaatttttgtatttgtagtacagaccaggtttcaccatgttggccaggctgttctcaaactcctgagttcaagtgatctgccagcctcggcctcccaaagtgctgggattatgtgaacgaggctcactgcagcctccatctcctgggcccaagcaatccctcccacctcagcctcccaagtagctaggactacaggcacgcactaccatgcccagctaatttaaaaaaaattttttttttttttttttgagatggagtctcgttctgtcacctaggctggagtgcagaggtgcaatcttggctcactgcaacctccgcttcctgggttcaagcaattctcctgactcagcctcccgaatagctggaattacaggcatgcaccatcaagcctggctaatttttgtttttttagtagagacggggttttaccatgttggtcaggctgctctcgaactctcgaccttgtgatccacccacctcggcctcccaaagtgctgggattacaggcatgagccaccatgcctggccaatttaaaaaatttttctgtagagatgaggtctcactatgttgcccaggctggtctggaattcctgggttcaagtgatcctcctgcctcagcctcccaaagtgttgtaatTACACGTGTGACACCACATTTGGCCTCAGCAAAGTACTTTTTTGAGAGAGCAGCCCAATGTTAAAGGTAATTAATTCACTGAAAACATCTTCCTTCCTGAAGTATTAGAATATTGTGATTATATTATCACCTCTATTGATAAATTAGTGCCACAGGGCTGTTTGTCTTCCAAGTATTTTTAATGCAAAGGAATGTcttcaagtaaaaagaaaactgtatgtgaacccttttaaaacatttaactaGAAAGTTTAATCACAGAAATACTGGtgttaagaaaaacatttctagGTATGTTTCAGTTATTCCCTAACATACATTTCTGTTTCAGACCACACATATGAAAAAACTGCTTTTATTTGAAAGCACTGACTTCAACTTAAGTAtgcttttaaattcttatttttattttttatttatttatttatttttagatacagggttttgctcttattgcccaggctggagtgcagtggcgtgatctcagctcactgcaaccactacctccagggttcaagcgattctcttgcctcaacatcccgagtagctgggattacaggcatgtgccaccgtgctcggctaatttttgtatttttagtagagacgggatttcacaatTTAgttaagctggtctcgaactcctgacctcaggtgatccaccggcctcagcctcccaaagtgctgggattacaggtgtgagccaccgtgcctggcctctaaaaTTCTTGTAGGCAACTGATTTGTGCCAAAAAACATCTCAAATAGATGTTtagtttgttgtgtgtgtgtgtgtttatgaaatTGTTTGCCAATGTATGCATGAACAAAATGATTAGTTATCTTTTTATAGAGCCATAAATAGCATAATTACATGCAACATTTTCCCCAACTGCTACTGAATATAAATACTTCTGAatttatagaaattataacatatataaaagagGATTTGatctaaaatttgatttttgagCATAACTACAACTGAAGTAAAAATTGAAcaataattttaagataaaaaatccAACTGAAAAACTATATAGGTACAAAGCATTACTTTgtaatgataagaaaaaaatcaggccgggcgctgtggctcatgcctgtaatcccagcactttgggaggctgaggtgggcagatcacaggagttcaagaccagcctggccaacatggccaaaccctgtctctgttaaacatacaaagattagccaggcgtagtgatgcacgcctgtagtcccagctactggggaggttgaggcaggataatcatttgaaaccgggaggcagaggttgcagtgagccaagatcgcgccactgtactccagcctggctgacaaaatGACTcgctgcctaaaaaaaaaaaaaaaagatggtaatcatcatcatcatcatcttagtTGCTCAGACTGTAAAGTGAGTAAAAGATGTAGATATTCTGCTTTTCCACCTAAATCCCAACTGTAGAAAGATAAGTCTATCTTGTCTAGACATTTTAAAGAATGGCTCAGTATCTGtgagaaaaaactgaaagcccAAAATGCTACATTGAGAACTGCAGTACCTAACTACCATGTAGAGATGTTGCTTGCTGGATTAAACTTATCTGGTTAAACTTATCCTTCAACTCACCCAGACGGTTTAAGGATTGACAGCCTTGTCatttgatcttagttattttaacCGAAAATGCTATTCTTATTCCTATTAAATGTccaatttaaaaacttagctaTTAGTTCGTAAGAATTTTCTATGGCAGTGCTCTTCTAGATTACACAATTAAAAGTATTTCTGCTTTTCTCCTTCCCCAACATACATAACATTCTTTCTGCTCAAATTTGTTGCCTTTAAAATGTGACCTGTTTGGAAATTTTCCAAACGAGAGAAAAGGTGTTAGATCCACATTAAATTATTATCAAACTAACCACTTTGGCTTTCCCTGTGGTTTTCATATTTTTGCCCTATGTTTGATAGTAACTTAGCTTAACTCTTTCCAGAACTTGGAACAATGATGAACTGATAGTATGCTGCAGGACTGTCTTGTTTTACTACCATTTTGCCTAAAGATATGCAAATGTACAGAATGAAATTTAGAACAATTTTTCCATTAATTCCTTCAATAAGCTGACATAGACCATAGTTGTGGTAACAAGACAGTTGGgcataaattgatttttttttggggggggcatAAAACCATCTTATAGGAAGCAGACCTTTAAAGCCAACAATTACCACTTTGGTTTTATAAAAATCTGGATTTTCAGATGTGCCTACAAGAAGGCAAACATGTATTAATATCTACCACTCCTGAATTCAAGGGATTATGCAAACTCCACTGCCAAATTCTaaccatttctatttctttaaagagaaaatgacatAGAGGATCCAGGCTTGCTTAAAGTCAGTGAAGAACTAATAtatcagcctcagttttcctgaATTTCATTTAAGTGCTTTCTCTGGAAGATTGCTGTTAGTAAAGCCACAAACCTATAAAATAAGGCTTACTATTATCTTCataaataaacccacacatttaGGGGGTGAGTATATATGCTGAGCGATAGAAATCCAATGTCATATTCCTCTGATTTTCTTTTAGGTCTGTCAGTCTTCATTATAGGAGGAACAGGATTCAAACATAATTGATCCAGTCTTTTTAGCTTGTTCTTCTAAAACATTTTTGGTCAAATAAATAATGCTTAGGTAAAGTGTATGCATTCTTACCAACTGCTagactaattttgtattcttatcaattttattaatttttaatattaaaatgccAAGCAGTGAGTTATTTTGTAAGCACTGATTGACTTATCATATTTCTGTAATTGTAGAACTGGCAGGACTTGCTATGAACTGTATTTTTCCATTCAGTTGTTAGTAAAATAAAAGCCCATCCTCATGATGCAAGGGAATAAAGCAAGTTGGATATTACATGGGTATTGTGAAAGAGGAGAATCACATCAAGGCTATTCTATAACTTCGGCAGCTAATAAGGTACCTGAACAGAAACATCAATTATAGCTATCACCAAATGCGTCACTTACAGCAACTGATGAACACATTTGCTGGTGCATTAAGGTACCAAATGAGATTGTTACCTTGTGAAGCTGCCACGGACACAGCGGGCAGCTGCAGAGGAGAGAATCCAATGCTCCCATTAAGGAACTGGCTGTTTGCGCCGGAATTGGGGATCTGGACAATGCCATACTGGTTAATTTGCACTGGTGTAGTAAAAGTCACTACAGAACCCCCATCTTGGGAAGCCACTGTTTGAATGCCTTCTCTTTTCACCTCATTGCTGGGTATCAGGCCTGGGAATGAGACAGGGACACTGGGGCTGTAGGACGTGGTGGCTGCTGAGTTAGCAGAACTCTGGAGGACTTTGAATTCCTTCACATCCTGGGAGGTAGACCCCAGTATGTCAGTCATGGATACACCATTGCTCACAATGTTTGATGACATTTTTGGTGGGTTCAATGCCACTGCCTGTGTATTTCCCACATTTAATCCATTAAGGATAACTCCACTGGGTCCCTGAATAAAAGAATTTCCATTAAGGAAGACAGGTGAAGTACTTGCAGGTACCAAGCTTCCATTCAACAGAACTCCAGAAGAGCTTAATGATATCTTAGCATTTCCAATTTGTTGCATATATACTGGCTCCATATGACTGGAAAGGCTGAGGTTGGTGATGCCATCAGATGAACTGGAGAGTGGGTGAGGAGATAAATCCTCATGTCCCTTGCTGGATTCATCTTCAGTGCTGGGGTTGCCATCTGACTCACTGTATGGAGGGGGAAATCAAGATGTTCAGAAGGTCAGGGGGATGACATTCTACATAGTACCACTTGTTTGGAAAACCAGCTTCTAAATCCATTAAAGGCAGTATTTAAGGAAAGCACAGCAGGATGTCTGCTAGTCCTATTTAAACTAAGGGGCCTTTCAGCAGATTCTGACCAGCCAGAGAATCTGGGAAGATAAACTCTCAGATCccaatcatttaaaataacaataaattcaGGGAAAGTCCAGAGATCTGGAAGATGTAAATTCAGCATTACAGAAGAGTATATTTGATTTTACAATGCAGAAGTGCTATTCCTTACTGTTACATATGCTGCTACTGACACCATAGAAAAAAACGCCTTAGATGAGGTGGTCAGTCTTTCCTGTTTAGgaactccttcccctcccctcaaaCCAATTCAGATTAGTGTTATCTTGGAGGTAAATGAAACTGCCAAAGGAGCAGGAGGTGGGAAgtgttcagctttttttttttttggtcagttagTTAACAAGAGATCGTTTTCTCACCTGCTCCCAAACTTCTACTCCACCAGACTGACAACTCTCTCATTCAACAAAGTGGCTGTCCTTGTTGTAGGAAAAGGCACTTTCAACCCAAGAACAGTTACGTGCAGTCGCCTTTGAATCCAAAGGAAGCCAAAGGGGCCTATTTAACAAACACCATCCAGTGCCCTGGTGAGGTGGGAGGGAAAGGGTGTGGGTCACTCAGAGGCCTTTTAACTATTAGACCTCTTCCCCAATGTCCTTGGTCCCTCTGTTCCAGGCAGGGCCCTGTTCCTCAGCTCTCTGACTTGGGAGAAATACCAAATcggggttggggggtgggtagTGGTGGGGGTTTCCCATTTGGTCTGAGGCTGGGAGGGAGAGCAAAGGAGAGCAGAACAGAGGCGTTTTGGAAGCGCGGCAGGACTTGGCCCACCAGAGGATCCGACATCCCCGCAGTGCCCCGCGGTCGGTTCGCTTTCATGCCGAGGGTAGGGGATTACCCGGGCTTTGGGCTGCGGGGCCAGGAACGCAGAAAGCGCTTTGATTTACGAGCTGAGGCTGAGCCGCCGTCGCCGTCTGCGAGGGTGACTCACCGGGGGTGCGGGTGGGAGGTAGATCCGGAGAGGGGCCTAAACCAGGCAACTGGGCCGGGGGCGGGGGGTGTGGAGTTTATGGGGTGGGGGGGACAGAGGAGCCGGCAGTGGGGCGTGGGGGAGTCCCAGGGAGCGTGCCGGGCTCGCGAGCGGAGGCGGCGGGGCAGCTGGCCTGCTCGCGGtgcccccttcccaccctctgcCCCGGCCCTGCGGATTCCGTTGGTCCCCGAGCGCGGGACCCGCGGCCTCCAGTGGGCGCGGGGCAGGTGGTTCGGCGTAACCAAAGCGCCTTCTCTTGACCTTTCCGCATATCTGCGGAAGGCGCACGCCCATCCCGGTGCAGGTTTTGTTTTGGTTACCGCGAGGGCCAAGCAGGGCACCGAGCCTCCCTCCCAGCCTTGGGCGAGGAACGCCGGAGCCCAAGCCGTCGGACCCCCACAGGGGCCCAGAAGCGGCAAGGGCGGGCTGAGACCGGCTCTGGAATGTGCTGGGTGATCACCTTCACCTGGCCCAGGCGGGCTGGATCCCCGGCTTCCAGATTGCTTCCCTGAGCAGAACCTTCGAGCTGCTTTTGGATTCTTTCTCTCCTATCCCCGCGGGGCTGGAGACACCAGGTCTTTAGGCGACCTTCTCCTTACTTTGTTTCGTCCAACAaaacacacagacgcacacaccaAGTGTCTGACTCGGGAGGACGCACAAAAGAGGTGGAAAATCCGGTATTTTCTACCAGAGGGGGAAAACAGCTTGCCAGGCAAAAAGCTCAAACCCAGTGGGGTGGGAGCACAAGGAGGGGCACTAATAGCGCCCCTACTCCTTTGCTGCCGCCCGCCGTAAGCTAGCCTGCCCCCCACCCGTAACTACCGTACCGGGAGGGAGTCAAGCAGCGTTCGGGGGCCGAGGGAGGAAGCAGCCCTTCAGCCCTGCTACACCGGCTGCGCTGAAATCCGATCCTAAGGAGTTCAGAATCAGGTTTCAAAACATGACAGAGCCGAGCTGCACCAGCACCCCACGTTGCCACGGCCGCGAAGGGAACCACAGGGGCAGGGTGAATGattaactctgtcacatgaaacCTCGACGTTCCGAGACCCCTTCTTCGCCGCCAGCCCCAAAACACTGTCTTCCCTCTAGAGCAACCACCGCGACCTCCAACGCAGGCACTGGGGGCGGCTGAACCCTGGGGATCCGGGAGCGTGCGCGCGCGCCAGGCCCGGTGTGACCCCGCGGAGGTGCAGACCCCGGCCGGCGCCGGCAACCTCTGCGGGCCTCGGGCGGCAGGGAGAGCTACGGTGCCGGCATCCACACTCGCTTCCTTAGCCCCGCCAGAAGCAGGGAGAGGGTGGCAACTTCAAAGCCAGCTGGATGGGGGTGGGAAGCCGGGCAGCAGTGACCAGCCGAGGTGGGGGCGGGGACTGAGACCTAGGCGGGCGACCAGAAACTTctggggggagagggggagggtaAGGAGGGAGGTTCCCCCGCCCTTCGCCTCCGCCGCCCCCCACCTCCGCCGGCAGGGAGCGaggtggggggcggggagaggTGGGCAGCCGGACCAGGCTGGTGGGGAAGGTAAGCGCCATGTTTGCGAGCACTTGGAGGAAAAGAAAgctgggaagggggtgggggagaggaagggggaggaggaggaaagttgGCGCTCACCTTTTGGACTGGGTCTCGGAGGGGTTCCGATCGCGCTGCCGGCGGTTCTTGAACCAGTTGCTGACCTGGGTGAGGGAGAGGCCGGTGATCTTGGCCAGGTGCCGCTTCTCGGCGGGCGAAGGGTAGCGATTCTGCTTGTAGAGCTCCTTGAGCGCGTTGCGCGACTTCTCCTTGAAACAATACACCGTCTCCTCGCCGTCCCAGATGGTGCGGGGCAGGGGGAATTTCCTGCGCAGCCGGTACTTGTCCACGGCTCCTAGCGGCCGGCCGCGGGCTCGCTCGGCCTCGGTGTAGCGTGCCTTGTACCAGAGCTGCTGCAGCAGCGGGTGGTTGGCCGACTCGAAGCTGTGGCTCTCGAGGATGCTGTAGAGCTCGGGGTAGATGCCCTGGTGGAAGGCCACGAGCGCCCGCGCCTTCAGCAGGCTCTCGTTGCCACGTAGCAGGTCGCTCTGGGGCAGGGACCACAGGAACCGGGCCAGGCGGTCCAGGTTGCCCCCCTGCTGCAGTGCCTCGCACACGCAGGCGACGTGGTCGGGCGAGAAGGCCAGCGGGGTCTGCGCGGCGGCGGcagcgtggtggtgcctgcccaGAAGTTCCGAGTGGAGTTGTACCTGATCCGCCGCCGCTCCGGCCGCCGCCGTCGCCACTGCCCCTTCCTCTCCGCTCACCCTGGCGGCAGCGGTCGCGGCGTCCCCCGGCTCCAGGGGAAAAGGGGCTGGAGCCGGGGGGCTCAGCCCCACCGCCGCGCCCCCCGCCACTTCTCGGTGCGCCTCCTGCCCTTCCGAGGCGCTTTCCATCCCATTCTCCTGCTTGATGTCCGCCGCACTTGCGATCTGCCCGGTGGGGGAGGAAGaggacattttttgttgtttattttcctccctccctcactcccttgcactcttttcctctttctttccccctctctTACTCCTCCTTCTtcgtctccctccctcctctccccctccggaaagcccactccctccctcctggtTTCGGCTGGATCTGGCCGATCAGGTTTCCCCCCGGCCACGCAGTCACCATTAAGATAGCTGCTAGAGCAAAGTAGTGTAAACGGATAGCTGCTTTCTGCCGTTCCCCCAACGTGACTCCTCCGGTTGCTGCATACTATATGGCAGTGGCGGCCGGGCCGGCCCGGCCGAGCCACCTCATTGGCTATTTCGCATTCAGGGGGAGGAGGAGACACCGTTTCTATCCCTGTCGATCACCCGCCTACCACTCCACCCCTTGCCTTTCCCTCTCCCCCTGACCCCCAGGCACCTATACCTGAAGGAAAACACCGACATTCTTTCCAAACCACGCTCCTGGGCGGGAAATTACCTAATGTGGCCTGAAAACTGGACAACTCTTTCAAAGAGAGGCCCTACGATTCCAGAGGGAGTATTAATTGTGTGGCCTTAAGGTCTAGATAGTTAAATTTTTAACAAAGAGACCACCCTCAGCATCTAGATGACAAAACTTAAGAGGACAATTCAGAAGCCCCCCACTATCTCCCTGTTCCCCATTCCCCCTCTTTTTGGATGTCTTTATCAAGGATTTTGTATTAGAAAcggtcaaaaataaaataacactagGAAATGTTCTAAGGGGCAAgcatttaaagtaaattaaaattccaAAGGCGGAAAAATGCTTGAAAACCTTATAATTAGCAGCATAAATAGCCCACCgagaagacaaaaacaagaagccTTCAAAAAATGTACTTAACCTTAAGCCACATGGAGGGCTGGCAACCCAACTGAGTTGAACATGATATAATTAAACATGTAGAATATTAAACCATATGTTTATCCTGGATGAGTCGTGTGGAAGAGATCTAAGCTTTAAATTATACTAATGATATGGAAATTTAAGTTTTCtacatgaacatttttaaagtaaatatatgaatagttattttttaaagacgaTAGACTAGAAACACTGTATGTGCGGGTGTCATCTAGATCAGTGCAGGATCAGAAGCCCTTTTCCACAGCATAGACAGATGGAAGATTGCCCTCTGGTTTGATGCTGAAGTGGGGGTAGAGTCTTTTGTTGTTTGCAGTTGTGtctctttcctttgtaattaaTTATCCTTAATTCCAAAAAGGATAATCCATTTCTGCTTCTTTGATTACTGTAGGTCAGTTGGGTTTGCCTGCTGCTGCTCTTTCTCAAaattcaactctttttttttttttgagacggagtctcgctctgtcactcaggctggagtgcagtggcgcgatctcggttcactgcaagctccgtctgccaagtttgtgccattctcctgcctcagcctcccaagtagctgggactacaggtgcccgccaccaaacccggcta
Proteins encoded in this region:
- the SIX4 gene encoding homeobox protein SIX4 isoform X2, translating into MIASAADIKQENGMESASEGQEAHREVAGGAAVGLSPPAPAPFPLEPGDAATAAARVSGEEGAVATAAAGAAADQVQLHSELLGRHHHAAAAAQTPLAFSPDHVACVCEALQQGGNLDRLARFLWSLPQSDLLRGNESLLKARALVAFHQGIYPELYSILESHSFESANHPLLQQLWYKARYTEAERARGRPLGAVDKYRLRRKFPLPRTIWDGEETVYCFKEKSRNALKELYKQNRYPSPAEKRHLAKITGLSLTQVSNWFKNRRQRDRNPSETQSKSESDGNPSTEDESSKGHEDLSPHPLSSSSDGITNLSLSSHMEPVYMQQIGNAKISLSSSGVLLNGSLVPASTSPVFLNGNSFIQGPSGVILNGLNVGNTQAVALNPPKMSSNIVSNGVSMTDILGSTSQDVKEFKVLQSSANSAATTSYSPSVPVSFPGLIPSNEVKREGIQTVASQDGGSVVTFTTPVQINQYGIVQIPNSGANSQFLNGSIGFSPLQLPAVSVAASQGNISVSSSTSDGSTFTSESATVQQGKVFLSSLAPSAVVYTVPNTSQTIGSVKQEGLERSLVFSQLMPVNQNAQVNANLSSENISGSGLHPLASSLVNVSPTHNFSLSPPTLLNPTELNHDIADSQPMSAPVASKSTVTSVSNTNYATLQNCSLITGQDLLSVPMTQAALEEIVPTAEDQVGHPSPAVHQDFVQEHRLVLQSVANMKENFLPNSESKATSSLMMLDSKSKYVLDGMVDTVCEDLETDKKELAKLQTVQLDEDMQDL
- the SIX4 gene encoding homeobox protein SIX4 isoform X1, with translation MSSSSPTGQIASAADIKQENGMESASEGQEAHREVAGGAAVGLSPPAPAPFPLEPGDAATAAARVSGEEGAVATAAAGAAADQVQLHSELLGRHHHAAAAAQTPLAFSPDHVACVCEALQQGGNLDRLARFLWSLPQSDLLRGNESLLKARALVAFHQGIYPELYSILESHSFESANHPLLQQLWYKARYTEAERARGRPLGAVDKYRLRRKFPLPRTIWDGEETVYCFKEKSRNALKELYKQNRYPSPAEKRHLAKITGLSLTQVSNWFKNRRQRDRNPSETQSKSESDGNPSTEDESSKGHEDLSPHPLSSSSDGITNLSLSSHMEPVYMQQIGNAKISLSSSGVLLNGSLVPASTSPVFLNGNSFIQGPSGVILNGLNVGNTQAVALNPPKMSSNIVSNGVSMTDILGSTSQDVKEFKVLQSSANSAATTSYSPSVPVSFPGLIPSNEVKREGIQTVASQDGGSVVTFTTPVQINQYGIVQIPNSGANSQFLNGSIGFSPLQLPAVSVAASQGNISVSSSTSDGSTFTSESATVQQGKVFLSSLAPSAVVYTVPNTSQTIGSVKQEGLERSLVFSQLMPVNQNAQVNANLSSENISGSGLHPLASSLVNVSPTHNFSLSPPTLLNPTELNHDIADSQPMSAPVASKSTVTSVSNTNYATLQNCSLITGQDLLSVPMTQAALEEIVPTAEDQVGHPSPAVHQDFVQEHRLVLQSVANMKENFLPNSESKATSSLMMLDSKSKYVLDGMVDTVCEDLETDKKELAKLQTVQLDEDMQDL